The following is a genomic window from Apis cerana isolate GH-2021 linkage group LG6, AcerK_1.0, whole genome shotgun sequence.
GCGTCTTGAACAGACATGTTTCACGTCATTATGATTTAGTATTTGGACAGGTTCCTGAACCTGTACTATGAGATATACTCCTTTCAGGGAAAAGTACGATTACAATGCagccattttttatattaggttGCACTAACGTTcgcatatatttcattaaaaaaaattctcatacatttatataaaatttatttgatcaaCAATGCatgtattatcatttttatatctctttccTATTACTTAGTGctagttaattaataattaatcattccttgacaaaatgaaatatgcaATTTGATGTGTAGTTTCTCTTTATTATAAGTTAGTAAAAaaaccaattttattttcctttgtgGTGCATAAAAATCATTGTCGTGATAATTGAAGTAATGTTTGGACATTGAAACAAACTTTCCTTCGTCCcttgtaaattaaatgtttttaaaataaatctctttcatatatatttcagtttATCTAGGCGTTGCTTtccaaatcaataattttaaaagcattatgatatttctgtaaaaatctttgcattaaattatttatgtttatttaaaatatttattttataaaaattttttaagtatcatattatttttttataggctcgaaaaatcgaagaacacaaaagaaagaaggaacgtaaaatacaagaaaaattagaacgtGAGAGACAAGAAAGATTGAAGAAAGCTCGAGAGAgtgcaaaaatttatgaagaaaaCACTCGTACCTCCCAAACTGATTCTAGCGGTGATACTGCTGGAATGGGTgacttttacaaatttttaaacgatccaGATGTTCTCCAAGCTTTTATGGTAAATCTCTATTAATCATTCATTCCGCTAtcgtttaaatatcattaaaatatttatatatcatgtatatattaaattttcatttgtatatatgtttaaattaatcaatattgtataaaatgcaatataaattataggaaTAAACATAATCAAAAtctagaagaattaaaattaactcaacaattctgaaatatatataataaacaattatttttctttgtattaatttattcataaaattattcattgtgTGTATTgatgcaatatattaataataatgcacAATATTATAGTCGTCTCTCTCACATTaacaaaaaagattatattgctcactttttatttttcaggatCCTGAAGTAGCTGAagcttttaaagaaatttccacAAATCcgacaaatattttgaaataccaAAGCAATCCGAAGATTATggcatttattaataagatgGCTTCAAAATTCGGTGGAGCTGGTGGATTTCCTGGTATGATGGGTGGTATGCCTGGATTCCCAGGTGCTGGCACACAAACTACTCCAAAACCAAAACCACAGGACGACGTTGGTCTCGATTAAATCTGATATGCTTTGTTATTGAAATTccgtttcaatttattctcaaataattTACAAGGCTCTGAATACTTGTTCTAAAGTGATTGTTATGTCAAACGATGCGGtgtcttattaaaaaatactaatgaATTAAGCGAGCTAGaatttacaaatatgtatatcttcattgtcataatgatattttaaaaaaatttatatatttcaaaatcatcttAAAAAAGGAGCATAATTATAACGATCCTCTTTTATACAGTATTTCTCGTTTAAGGTTGGAATGTTAAGGAATTTTTATCTCACTTGGTCATCAGTTCTTGGAACTGCTCCCATAAACTTAATGTTCGTATTTTGATCGACGGTATCTCGGAATAAGagttatctaaaatattaaaaataatatttcttttattctccgatgcatcaaaaaataaataaatagcagAATGTCTAATTTCTAGAATGATATTTCTCTTGGTACGATCTTCGATCGTAGTGGATCGGAAtaggatttaaattaataaatgactaAATAACGgggaatattgtatataaccCAAAGTtagaattgtattttaaatatggaatatatcgatacttgttattattctttaaacgtCCAATTGAATTCTTAAATAGTAAtggaatgatattatatattaatgaacaaaacgattgattttaaatgaagGAAGATTTCactttcttactttttatGCTTCTTTgtcaaatctaaaatttttagtaaaatgtttattatatgcatTCTAGAATAATGAGtaatttagaattagaatttatttcttttaggtTTATATGTgtggattttttcttttttcttttttttttttttccattcaatttcttatatattttcattaatcatatGATAAAGCATTTGtttgttaatgaatttttaattgttttctattacttataactttatatttgcTTCATATCACtaactatattaaatttttcatatatacaataagCATTTTGTTCAATTTGCTTGACTCAATAAGGAacgagtataattttatacgattaCAATTacgatttatcaaaaaatttctaaataatgtatgttacaatttcattagctatgaaaaatacattatccTAAATtatacgtgtgtgtgtatgtatatgtatatatatacacatataaagagacaaagttaaaaaaaaagaatgattttagtaaattagatattatgaaaatgtatattgtaaaatatttcttatgaattggtaatttttctatgtgattcataaaaaagtttttctaaaaattaaatttttaaacaaattttattaatttagtatattttccatgtttgtttattgtttttatttagaaatctattaatattcaaaaaatattcatttattcaccACAAGAAAgtccttttttattataatttaatgaatattgaacGAACAATTGTGAGTTGAGCAGCTAATGAATATATTGCTTCGAATATATttctgttgaaaaataaattgttatataaacgATGTACCGCGAATTCAATAAATGCATCATACAATTCTGTGTAaatatcaattcttatttaccacagaaaaattggtaaaatacaaattaatatgtacaaaaatatcatttaattaataaaaatcacaaatacttcaatttaaaaatgaaaaataaagaaaacaaaacaaaaaaaagggaaaaaataaaacaaaagaaaactgCACGATTGCGTCTCTATATCCAGCAATAATAAGAGTAACACAATCTCAATGGCTAATAATATAACAGTATTCACATGACTtgcacaataaataaatttttacaaataaacgatatcttataacgataatattgcacgaaaaatgaaaaggtACTGTATTCTTAGGGATAATTTTTACTCGCtttgatatttctataattatactaGGAAGTAATTTTTAGCGTCCTCAAGgtaatttctttcataatttgagctataatttttcgattatttccgATTCATTTTAATCTACACATACTTTCCTTTGAATATCGAtgaatacttaaatatattagtttatttataaaaataaatatctacttATATAGATACTATAAcgcattttatacattattcattcatacgaaaatatataaaaatattctattaaattggaatcatatattcataaacgCAGATTATTGACTTCAATAacgttatttttctatttaaacttAAGTaagtaagattaaaatattaatcttttattaaactttcccatttttaaactattaaactAATCatctttcattgaaattttaatatcaatcggaatgaaaaataaaaacaatattgtgATCTTAAAGACGCCAAAAGTGCAACCCGTAATAGGATAACAAATCATTACAATCCTTCGAAAAACAaggataaaaggaaaataacgAGACGATCGATCAACTTTGAAGCTTTTGATAAAActcgtttttctttcatatcatTCTAACGTCCCacgtataaatcattttatcgtGCTAAGTTCTTCTGATTTTGAGCATGTGCAAGTTCGAATGCCATGGCACTTTCCTGAAAGTCGATATTTTCGTCTCATCAGGGGATGGAATTTCCTTGTCGATCTCAGCTATTGATTCCTTTTCTATCAATCTCAGACCAGTAATACCCGTATCGTAGCTGAACATCCTACGATGTCGTTTGACATCTTGATTAGCGACGTTCCAATTTCTTGTACCCGGATCACTGACCACGCGTCGATGCTTCctgtgatgatgatgatgacggcgacgatgatgatgatgatggtgatgaCGTTGCATTATTCTAGACGATCTTATAACATCTTCTGAATATTGCGGATCTACGGTAGATGTCGCGATACAAGATAAAGAGTTTGGATCAAAGTAGAGCCGATTGTCGACGAAAGGAACGAAACTCATCGAATTCGTCATCCatgaattcgaattaaatattttctttggagTTCTCTGAATCGTAGTGGACCATTCGTTGTCCTGTCGTAAATTAATGGTCACATTTCTGCGACAATAAGAATCATGCGATCTTGGCTGTAatctgtgaaaaatattttcaattatgtatataaaattttaattattttttatataaatatcattatattcatataaatgtgAATAATAAACCTCGAGGAACATAGTAGCATTCTGTGTCGTCAGTTGAGCGGATGCTCTCCTCTTGGCATTCTATAACATTTATTCCACGCCTCTAATAGTAGTACACAACTAtggaatcgataaaaaatcaacaaagGTAACCCGATCCTGGATATGACGCCCCAGGCGAGTACTCCAAAAAATCTCAATTGTAATTCTTGTGAGATCCAATTTTGTGTAACCACAGTGTCGAAAGCCCACAGTACAGAATTACTGAATAATAGAAATGTAATCACTTGTCTGGCTGGTTTCGCTATTATTTGGAAACGAGTTATACATGATCTCTTAGATGCTTCAGCGATCAATGTGCTTTGAGCGAAACATtggattaattgtaaaatcgatGCCGTGAGTAGCATAATATGCCTTCCTCGTGTTTCATTGCTTTCATTCTCTAGAATAGCTAAGGAACAGGCAGAAACTACAATCGTGAAAATAGAGTATAACTGAACTCCAAAGAGAGCCACGTTTGATAATAAACTATCTAAGATGGCTGGTGCTCTAATAACAACAGACATTTGACGAACTTGAATAAGCCCACTAGCTGTCATTAAGGTACTCAACGTTAAAATGCTAGTTAGAGTACCGCAAGTTAACCAGGATAAGGTTGACGATGGGAAATGTTGATCTTCTCTTACGACGAGGAATATCAATATTACTACTATGCCCGCGACCATACACAATATGCCTAAGAATAATCCTTTGCTCGAACCATCGCATCCAACTTTAGTGTGACTTGTCAAATCTTTGCTGCCATGGAACTTTTGCTTATGTAATCGATTCCGACCGACGTTTTGACCCATTACAAAAGTCACTGCAGCAGCAATTAAactaaaagtattaaaaaaagtatgaaatttttttctccaataATTGGtatgtgaattttaaattaaataatatgttatagtTACATATAAAACTTACCTAAATTGTACAATAAACGGATAAAGAAATGGCATACTCGATGTCCACAATTGTCCAAGAGTATTAGTATTCAAACACTCTTGTAAAGCAATTACTTGTGAGATTTGTTCATCCGAGATAGGCTGATATGGTTGAAAAACTTGTTTTTCTACTGGAGAATGAtctaaagatgaaaaataaataaaaaataaatttatatattaattgaaataatttagtatctaaataacatatttatttatttataatttgataactttgatatatatatttataatatttatgcattaaaatcattttaacatatgaaataaaacatacTTATCAGATCTCGAGTATGCCTTATCAAAGATTCTGGAAATCCTCGAAGATTCAGTGGGGAAGCTGAATTTTGCAAACCGCGTTGTGccaaatgaacaaaataagtCCATTCTTGAGCAGAATCCCAAATAACTAATCGAAACCAAACAGCAATATTTGTAGCAGCCAAATGGATGAATCCGAATCTCGCTATTAAACCGAATCTCTCTACAAGAACCTACAAATATtccaatcaattttattaatctaaatgtttttataattttataacaaaaataaaatggtacTGGAATACTTCTCACTTGCGAATTCACGAAAAGAAAATGCATTTGGAGAAATGTAAATAGTCCATGAAGTACCGGATGTACGAAGACAACATCGCTCAAGCATTCTGTGCCTTGCATCATGGAATGCATTGCCATTTCTAAACCATTGAAAACGAGAGTCGCCAAACCGAAAActgttcaaatatattcacgtttcaattctgtttttttttttcgctttcttCGCTCATACAAGATTATTACAAATTGGAATAACTGAAGAAACTCACGGAGCGCTCCAACTCGAATGTAAAAACTTGTTGAAGCTGTTCTAGATCGCGAGATGTGAGCACGTTTCAAAGATCCGAACCTGGTTAAGGATGTACCACCAAGTTCCGCATCGTCAACACCATTTGCACCGTTACCGAGACTTCCACAACTGTCTACCAATACCCAAATATAAATGCTGATAATCACTGCTATGCTTCCTACATATAAGTACATCAAAAATATGCCCtgcaaaaaaaacaataaaaacaaaaaataaataaaatattataatcaaataatgcaGTTTCAttctcaaattattattaaaaaattagtattaaaagaaaaaatattttatagtaatattt
Proteins encoded in this region:
- the LOC107993783 gene encoding proton channel OtopLc-like isoform X2, whose product is MYTNQLGKFDRMDQDWKGAVAVPRGIVGLVGPYRVYQNPNERREYMLQEEELVEEVVDSVSEIAASGNNGVTEHHQRAKWRIREDDEVTLVPDIRNIPGLEEFAVETEESKELSDWKKVDDQVVIGYSKNDEEFEPKEDEFKGEIDEIVSGKEERAVDVLPEEASTVSTTSVKDKKVSNEQNDKDSLNETGSTTGGTVEGTPGGVPNRGERNTETEAAIAEGTRSAPSKSLVSRILSRTHSSNDLLDHSEPFSQLWIILSNVYGQLLVVLMIALCLAEVMDTPVPLLSLQGIFLMYLYVGSIAVIISIYIWVLVDSCGSLGNGANGVDDAELGGTSLTRFGSLKRAHISRSRTASTSFYIRVGALLFGLATLVFNGLEMAMHSMMQGTECLSDVVFVHPVLHGLFTFLQMHFLFVNSQVLVERFGLIARFGFIHLAATNIAVWFRLVIWDSAQEWTYFVHLAQRGLQNSASPLNLRGFPESLIRHTRDLINHSPVEKQVFQPYQPISDEQISQVIALQECLNTNTLGQLWTSSMPFLYPFIVQFSLIAAAVTFVMGQNVGRNRLHKQKFHGSKDLTSHTKVGCDGSSKGLFLGILCMVAGIVVILIFLVVREDQHFPSSTLSWLTCGTLTSILTLSTLMTASGLIQVRQMSVVIRAPAILDSLLSNVALFGVQLYSIFTIVVSACSLAILENESNETRGRHIMLLTASILQLIQCFAQSTLIAEASKRSCITRFQIIAKPARQVITFLLFSNSVLWAFDTVVTQNWISQELQLRFFGVLAWGVISRIGLPLLIFYRFHSCVLLLEAWNKCYRMPRGEHPLN
- the LOC107993783 gene encoding proton channel OtopLc-like isoform X1, with translation MVAELTDIPVANAERKRLTADPEQFISSIKQKNRPKWIQAATREPTYSVLDTNDRSIDNNILFGQKSNVVVISAVKSDKTRRNDLEISRIEQREVPNVWLPTVNKLTYENSTILEAEDEDPLYSVVKKPKKVQLPDTGFLESKLQPIKEQSSGERQIQICSRQEELRRWLQVASTRLPEPRRLFSFREMYTNQLGKFDRMDQDWKGAVAVPRGIVGLVGPYRVYQNPNERREYMLQEEELVEEVVDSVSEIAASGNNGVTEHHQRAKWRIREDDEVTLVPDIRNIPGLEEFAVETEESKELSDWKKVDDQVVIGYSKNDEEFEPKEDEFKGEIDEIVSGKEERAVDVLPEEASTVSTTSVKDKKVSNEQNDKDSLNETGSTTGGTVEGTPGGVPNRGERNTETEAAIAEGTRSAPSKSLVSRILSRTHSSNDLLDHSEPFSQLWIILSNVYGQLLVVLMIALCLAEVMDTPVPLLSLQGIFLMYLYVGSIAVIISIYIWVLVDSCGSLGNGANGVDDAELGGTSLTRFGSLKRAHISRSRTASTSFYIRVGALLFGLATLVFNGLEMAMHSMMQGTECLSDVVFVHPVLHGLFTFLQMHFLFVNSQVLVERFGLIARFGFIHLAATNIAVWFRLVIWDSAQEWTYFVHLAQRGLQNSASPLNLRGFPESLIRHTRDLINHSPVEKQVFQPYQPISDEQISQVIALQECLNTNTLGQLWTSSMPFLYPFIVQFSLIAAAVTFVMGQNVGRNRLHKQKFHGSKDLTSHTKVGCDGSSKGLFLGILCMVAGIVVILIFLVVREDQHFPSSTLSWLTCGTLTSILTLSTLMTASGLIQVRQMSVVIRAPAILDSLLSNVALFGVQLYSIFTIVVSACSLAILENESNETRGRHIMLLTASILQLIQCFAQSTLIAEASKRSCITRFQIIAKPARQVITFLLFSNSVLWAFDTVVTQNWISQELQLRFFGVLAWGVISRIGLPLLIFYRFHSCVLLLEAWNKCYRMPRGEHPLN